The Amycolatopsis japonica nucleotide sequence CTGGTGAGTGCCTGCATCACCGCGCCCGCCAGGCCGAGTGCCGCCCCGACGACCAGGCCCAGCAGGGTCCGCGGGATGCGGAGGTCGTGGATGATCACCGCGTCGGTCGAGCCGTCGTTGTGCCACAGCACCGACCAGGTGGAGGTGAACGGGATGCTCTTCGACCCCACCCAGATGCTGAGTAGGAAGACGAGCGCCAGCAGCGCGAGCCCGACCACCAGTCCGCCGGCGCGGAACGTCCGTGCCGCCGCGCTGGGCGGGGACGCCGCTTCGGGCGGGCGTTCGGTGACGACCACGGGACCTCCTTCGAGTGAGGCGAGGCTAACCGAACGCCGGAGTTCACCTCAACGAGCTACCTACTTAGACTAGCCTTACCTACTCCCCACAAGGAGGCGCCGGTGACCGCAACGGCCACCACCAGCCGAAGCGTCCTGCGCCAGGCGATTTCCGGGCAGCGACGGCAGGTCACGCTCGCGTCCGTGCTCGCCGCCGGGCATCAGGGCGGCGAAGCACTCGTCCCGGTGATCATCGGCGTGGTGATCGACCAGGCGGTCGACGGCGGTTCCGTGGGCACGCTCGTGTTCTGGCTCGCCGTGCTCGCCGTGGTCTTCGCGGGGCTGTCCTACAGCTACCGGTTCGCCGCGCGCGCGGCCGAAGGCGCGTCGCTGCGGGCCGCGCACGACCTCCGCATCGCGATCAGCCGCCGGGTCCTGCATCCCGGCGGTGGCGCCGAGAACGGCAAGCTCGCCGGGGAACTGGTCAACATCGGCACCAGCGACGCGCAACGCGTCGGGGTCGTCAACGCGGTGCTGCCGTTCGGGATCGCGGCGCTGGCCGGTGTGCTGGTCAGCGCGGTCGCCCTCCTGCGCATCTCGCTTCCGCTGGGTCTCCTCGTACTGCTGGGCACGCCACCGCTGCTGTACCTCGCGCATCTCATCGGCAAGCCGCTCGAACGCCGCAGCGAAGCGGAACAGGAACGGTCCGCGCACGCCTCGGGGGTCGCCACGGACCTGGTCTCCGGGTTGCGGGTGCTCAAGGGCATCGGCGCCGAACCGGCCGCCGTCGCCCGCTACCGCGGCACGAGCCAGGACTCGCTCAAGGCGACGCTGCGCGCCGCGCGGGCCAAGGCCTGGCACGACGGCGCCGTGCTCGCACTCACCGGCGTCTTCATCGCGATCGTCGCCCTCGTCGGCGGGCATCTCGCGGCGTCGGGGTCGATCAGCGTCGGCGACCTCGTCGCGGCCGTCGGGCTCGCCCAATTCCTGCTCACGCCGTTCCTGATCTTCTCGTGGGTCAACGGTGAATTGGCGCAGGGCCGCGCGTCCGCGTCCCGGGTCGCCGACCTGCTGACCACGCTGGCCGCGGTCGAATCGGGCGACGGCGAACTCCCGTCGCCCGCCACCGGGAACGTCCGGCTCGACGCGGTCTCGTACGGCAGCCTCCGCGGTGTCGACCTCGACATCCCGGCCGGACAACTGATCGGAGTCGTCGCCGCGGATCCGGCCGCCGCGACCGATCTGCTCGACTGCCTCGGCCGGGCGGGCGATCCGTCCGAGGGCAGAGTCGACGTCGACGGCGTCGATCTGTCCACTGTGGACCCGGAACGGGTGCGGGAGGTCGTCCTGGTCGCGGCGCACGACGCGGACCTGTTCGAAGGGACGCTAGCGGAGAACGTCCACGCCGGGGACCGCCCGCTCGACGAGGCACTGGCCGCGTCGGCGGCGGACGAGGTCGCCGCGGCGCTGCCGGACGGCACCGGGACCGCGGTCACCGAACGCGGCCGTTCCCTTTCCGGCGGCCAGCGGCAACGGGTCGCGCTCGCCCGCGCGCTCGCCGCGGACGCGCCGGTGCTCGTCGTGCACGACCCGACGACGGCGGTCGACACGGTGACCGAGGCGAAGATCGCCACCGGGCTCGCCCGGCTACGACGAGGACGGACCACGATCCTGGTGACCACGAGCCCCGCCCTGCTCGCCGTGGCGGACCGCGTCGTCGTGCTCGACGGCGGCCGGATCACCGGCGAGGGCGGCCACGCCGAACTCGTCCGCGATCGCGCCGACTACCGCGCGGCGGTGCTGTCATGACGCGCGAACTTCTCCCCACCGCCGACGGCAAGCCGATCCGGGCGGTCCTCGGCAAACTGCTCCGCACGTCGAAGGCCCGTGCCGCGGGCGCGCTCACGATGCTCGTCGGCGCCACCGCGATCGGGCTGCTCACCGCCCGCCTGCTCGGCCACATCGTCGACCTGGTCATCGAAAAACGGCCCGCGACCGAATTGGCGACGCCGGTGGTGGCGCTGGTCCTGGTCGCCGTCGCGCAGGCGATCGCGACGGCACTGGGTGTCTCGCTCACCGCGAAACTCGGCGAAACACTGCTGGCGGAACTGCGCGAACGGTTCGTCGAGCGCGCGCTGGGGCTCCCGCTGGAGCAGATCGAACGCGCGGGCTCCGGGGACCTGACCGCCCGTGTCACCAACGACGTCACGGTGGTCGCGAGGGCGGTCCGCGAAGCCCTGCCCGAACTGGGCCGCTCGGTGCTCACCATCGTGCTGACTCTCGGCGCGCTCGCCGTCCTGGACTGGCGGTTTCTGCTCGCCGCGCTACTGGCGGCGCCGATCCAGCTGCACACCGTGCGCTGGTACGTCCGCAACGCCGTTCCGTTGTACGCGAAGCAGCGGATCGCGACGGGTTCGCAGCAGCAGCAACTACTCGACACGATCGGCGGCGCGAAAACCGTCCGCGCGTTCCGGCTCGCCGACGCCCATGTGGAGCGTGTGCGGCAGCGGTCCGAGGGCGCGATGGACCTGATGCTGCGCGGTGTGCGGCTGATGACGAAGTTCTTCGCCCGGCTCAACCTCGCCGAGTTCATCGGGCTCTCGGCCGTGCTCGCGGCCGGTTTCCTGTTGGTGGGCGCGAACGCGGTGACCGTCGGCGCGGCGACGGCGGCGGCGTTGTACTTCCACAGCCTGTTCGGCCCGATCAACACCGCGCTCGCACTGGTGGACGACGCGCAAGCGGCCGCCGCGAGCCTCGCCCGGCTGATCGGAGTCGCCGACCTGCCCGCGCCGCGCGAACCCGAGCGGCCGGCGAGGCCCGTCGACGCGTCGGTGAAGGCGGCCGGGATCTCTCATTCCTATGTGGACGGACATCCGGTG carries:
- a CDS encoding ABC transporter ATP-binding protein gives rise to the protein MTATATTSRSVLRQAISGQRRQVTLASVLAAGHQGGEALVPVIIGVVIDQAVDGGSVGTLVFWLAVLAVVFAGLSYSYRFAARAAEGASLRAAHDLRIAISRRVLHPGGGAENGKLAGELVNIGTSDAQRVGVVNAVLPFGIAALAGVLVSAVALLRISLPLGLLVLLGTPPLLYLAHLIGKPLERRSEAEQERSAHASGVATDLVSGLRVLKGIGAEPAAVARYRGTSQDSLKATLRAARAKAWHDGAVLALTGVFIAIVALVGGHLAASGSISVGDLVAAVGLAQFLLTPFLIFSWVNGELAQGRASASRVADLLTTLAAVESGDGELPSPATGNVRLDAVSYGSLRGVDLDIPAGQLIGVVAADPAAATDLLDCLGRAGDPSEGRVDVDGVDLSTVDPERVREVVLVAAHDADLFEGTLAENVHAGDRPLDEALAASAADEVAAALPDGTGTAVTERGRSLSGGQRQRVALARALAADAPVLVVHDPTTAVDTVTEAKIATGLARLRRGRTTILVTTSPALLAVADRVVVLDGGRITGEGGHAELVRDRADYRAAVLS
- a CDS encoding ABC transporter ATP-binding protein, with amino-acid sequence MTRELLPTADGKPIRAVLGKLLRTSKARAAGALTMLVGATAIGLLTARLLGHIVDLVIEKRPATELATPVVALVLVAVAQAIATALGVSLTAKLGETLLAELRERFVERALGLPLEQIERAGSGDLTARVTNDVTVVARAVREALPELGRSVLTIVLTLGALAVLDWRFLLAALLAAPIQLHTVRWYVRNAVPLYAKQRIATGSQQQQLLDTIGGAKTVRAFRLADAHVERVRQRSEGAMDLMLRGVRLMTKFFARLNLAEFIGLSAVLAAGFLLVGANAVTVGAATAAALYFHSLFGPINTALALVDDAQAAAASLARLIGVADLPAPREPERPARPVDASVKAAGISHSYVDGHPVLRDVDLDLSPGERVALVGASGAGKTTLAKLIAGIHTPAAGTISVGGVPLDELGPSATRRAVALISQEVHVFAGSLADDLRLARPDASDADLVAALEKVGARGWAEALGLATVVGEGGHRLTVTQAQQLALARLVLADPPIAILDEATAEAGSAGAKTLEAAAAAALEGRTGLVVAHRLTQAAASDRVVVLDAGVIVESGTHDELVATGGQYATLWAAWSDNRSQT